The Sagittula sp. P11 genome window below encodes:
- a CDS encoding SDR family NAD(P)-dependent oxidoreductase, which translates to MQLKDRVAIVIGAGAIAEGIGIGRAISMGLAREGAFVVCADANEDAAAQTVDLIREEGFNAEAAVVDVLDDASIDRLVQGVADRHGRIDILHCNVGLGKSGPSGQTTPDDWRRISDANLTSLHVSAQAVLPHMRAQGRGVITVTSSIASIRNVGYPHLAYSATKAGANQFARALAVELAPENIRVNAIIAGLIDTPRIGVTLANSYGDKSGQEMRAARARQCPMGRMGSAWDIAEAAVFLASDKAGYITGTELIVDGGLSASVRQVVDG; encoded by the coding sequence ATGCAACTGAAGGATCGCGTGGCCATCGTCATCGGCGCCGGTGCAATTGCCGAAGGGATCGGGATCGGCCGGGCCATCAGCATGGGGCTCGCGCGCGAGGGGGCCTTTGTCGTCTGCGCCGACGCCAACGAGGACGCGGCGGCGCAGACGGTCGACCTGATCCGCGAAGAGGGGTTCAACGCCGAGGCGGCGGTCGTCGACGTTCTGGACGACGCCAGCATCGACCGTCTGGTGCAGGGCGTGGCCGACCGGCATGGCCGCATCGACATCCTCCACTGCAACGTGGGTCTGGGCAAAAGCGGGCCGTCCGGCCAGACCACGCCCGACGACTGGCGACGGATCAGCGATGCCAACCTGACCTCTCTGCACGTCTCGGCGCAGGCGGTTCTGCCGCACATGCGCGCGCAGGGCAGGGGGGTCATCACCGTGACCTCCTCCATCGCCTCAATCCGCAACGTGGGATATCCGCATCTGGCCTACTCCGCGACGAAGGCGGGCGCGAACCAGTTCGCGCGGGCGCTGGCGGTGGAACTGGCCCCCGAGAACATCCGCGTCAACGCGATCATCGCGGGGTTGATCGACACGCCGCGCATCGGCGTCACGCTGGCCAACAGCTATGGCGACAAGTCCGGGCAGGAGATGCGCGCGGCCCGCGCCCGGCAATGCCCGATGGGGCGGATGGGTTCGGCCTGGGACATCGCGGAGGCGGCGGTCTTCCTCGCCTCCGACAAGGCGGGTTACATCACCGGCACCGAGCTGATCGTCGACGGCGGGCTCTCCGCCAGCGTCCGGCAGGTGGTGGACGGCTGA
- a CDS encoding tripartite tricarboxylate transporter TctB family protein → MSDTSQGPDARKGRRREIIFASLTLIAAILFAAIVIPAGVTTPASVKHLPLSPAFLPYVLTAGVALFALVHLLEAVFAAHIPDEDAAAPNVHAQWKPRLLALCVLLLIYLLVPETLGMLLTSIVVTIVLIAMGGERRPLILLGVGITVPLLIYLFFVHVAQVPMPAGIFEDWM, encoded by the coding sequence ATGAGCGACACGTCGCAGGGACCGGACGCCCGGAAAGGGCGCCGCCGGGAGATCATCTTTGCATCGCTGACACTGATCGCGGCCATCCTGTTCGCGGCGATCGTCATACCGGCAGGTGTGACGACGCCCGCGTCGGTCAAGCATCTGCCGCTGTCACCGGCATTCCTGCCGTATGTGCTGACCGCGGGGGTCGCGCTGTTCGCGCTGGTCCACCTGCTCGAGGCGGTGTTCGCCGCGCATATTCCCGACGAGGACGCGGCCGCCCCGAACGTGCACGCGCAGTGGAAGCCGCGCCTGCTGGCCCTGTGTGTGCTGCTGCTGATCTACCTGCTTGTGCCGGAGACGCTGGGGATGCTGCTGACCTCCATCGTCGTGACCATCGTGCTGATCGCGATGGGCGGGGAGCGCAGGCCCCTGATCCTGCTGGGTGTGGGCATAACCGTGCCCCTGCTGATCTACCTTTTCTTCGTGCATGTGGCGCAGGTGCCCATGCCCGCCGGCATCTTCGAAGACTGGATGTGA
- a CDS encoding NAD(P)H-quinone oxidoreductase: protein MPTTMNAVFAREPGGPEVLELRETPMPEPRGGEVLIRVEAAGVNRPDLRQRLGGYPPPPGVSEALGLEVAGEVVEVGAGVEGYRPGDKVCALVAGGGYAEYCVAPVEQVLPWPKGLSAVEAAALPETYFTVWTNLFRIGGLREGQTVLIHGGASGIGTTAIQLARAFGARVFVTAGTEEKCAACRELGAEAAINYRTSKFDEEIARLTEGRGVDVILDMICADYLARNLASLAIGGRLVVIAFLGGGKAEVDVEGMVRKRQTLCGSTLRPQTPAEKGLIAADLAQHVWPLLESGAVKPVIHRVFPLSDAPGAHRELEAGQHFGKVVMTV from the coding sequence ATGCCAACCACAATGAACGCCGTTTTCGCCCGTGAACCGGGTGGCCCCGAAGTGCTGGAACTGCGCGAAACGCCGATGCCCGAGCCGCGCGGCGGCGAAGTGCTGATCCGGGTCGAGGCCGCCGGTGTGAACCGCCCCGACCTGCGCCAGCGCCTGGGCGGCTATCCCCCGCCACCGGGCGTGAGCGAGGCGCTGGGGTTGGAGGTCGCAGGCGAGGTCGTGGAGGTTGGCGCTGGCGTGGAAGGCTACCGGCCCGGTGACAAGGTCTGCGCGCTGGTCGCTGGCGGCGGATACGCGGAATATTGTGTCGCCCCGGTGGAGCAGGTCCTGCCTTGGCCGAAGGGCCTTTCGGCGGTCGAGGCCGCCGCGCTGCCGGAGACGTATTTTACCGTGTGGACCAACCTGTTCCGGATCGGCGGTCTCCGGGAGGGGCAGACGGTCCTGATCCACGGCGGCGCCAGCGGGATCGGGACGACCGCCATCCAGCTTGCGCGCGCCTTTGGGGCGCGTGTCTTTGTCACCGCCGGGACGGAGGAGAAATGCGCCGCCTGCCGCGAGCTGGGCGCAGAGGCCGCGATCAACTACCGCACCTCGAAGTTCGACGAGGAGATCGCGCGCCTGACGGAGGGGCGTGGCGTCGACGTGATCCTCGACATGATCTGCGCCGATTACCTCGCGCGCAACCTTGCCTCCCTCGCCATCGGCGGGCGGCTGGTCGTCATCGCGTTCCTCGGCGGCGGCAAGGCGGAGGTCGACGTCGAGGGCATGGTCCGCAAGCGGCAGACCCTGTGTGGCAGCACGCTGCGCCCGCAAACCCCTGCCGAGAAGGGCCTGATCGCCGCCGACCTCGCGCAGCACGTCTGGCCGCTGCTGGAAAGCGGCGCGGTGAAGCCGGTCATCCACCGGGTGTTCCCGCTTTCGGACGCCCCGGGCGCGCATCGCGAACTGGAGGCCGGGCAGCACTTCGGCAAGGTCGTCATGACGGTCTGA
- a CDS encoding tripartite tricarboxylate transporter permease: protein MLENIATGFQLFLTFQNLLAITIGVCLGVTVGAIPGLTATMAVALALPFTFNLDPVTGILLLVGVYKGGVFGGSITAILIRAPGTPAAACTLLDGYPLAQKGQAGKAMNMALYASCIADFLSNLSLIFFASLIAGLALAFGPPEYFWLICFSLTVVISISGSSLTKGLISGLLGLLTSTIGLDLVYGTQRFTFDNFNLMAGVSYIPLLIGLFALPEVIDFYMRKIAPHTIKAADRSRVTMEEFKGSLLTIIRGSFIGVIIGTIPGAGATAAAFLSYGEARRTSKSPETFGKGNIEGVAASESGNNGVAGATLIPLLALGIPGDVVTAVILGAFMLQGLTPGPLMFQDNITIIYAIFIGIMLSSIVLFGSGKLAIRYFAKIADIPRHILLPVVLLFCVFGSYAVQSQMFDVGVMLAFGVLGYIMMKINMAAAPFLMGFILGPLFEDNLRRSFLISEDIGIFFRSPICWIFIAITAFSLFVGVRRELRMTRAKRSALRSAEAK from the coding sequence ATGCTTGAGAACATCGCAACCGGGTTCCAGCTTTTCCTGACCTTCCAGAACCTTCTGGCCATCACCATCGGCGTCTGCCTCGGCGTGACGGTTGGGGCCATTCCCGGCCTGACCGCGACGATGGCCGTGGCGCTGGCGCTGCCCTTCACCTTCAACCTCGACCCGGTGACGGGCATCCTGTTGCTTGTGGGGGTCTACAAGGGCGGGGTCTTCGGCGGGTCGATCACCGCGATCCTGATCCGCGCGCCCGGCACACCCGCCGCCGCCTGCACGCTGCTCGACGGCTACCCGCTGGCGCAGAAGGGGCAGGCGGGCAAGGCGATGAACATGGCGCTCTACGCGTCCTGCATCGCGGATTTCCTGTCGAACCTGTCGCTGATCTTCTTCGCGAGCCTGATTGCCGGGCTGGCGCTGGCCTTCGGCCCGCCGGAGTACTTCTGGCTGATCTGCTTCTCGCTGACGGTGGTGATCTCGATCTCCGGATCGTCGCTGACCAAGGGCCTGATCTCCGGCCTTCTGGGGCTGCTGACCTCGACCATCGGGCTCGACCTCGTCTACGGCACGCAGCGGTTCACCTTCGACAATTTCAACCTGATGGCAGGGGTCAGCTATATCCCGCTGCTGATCGGCCTCTTCGCGCTGCCCGAAGTCATCGACTTCTACATGCGCAAGATCGCCCCGCATACCATCAAGGCCGCCGACCGCAGCCGCGTCACGATGGAGGAGTTCAAGGGCAGCCTGCTGACGATCATCCGCGGCAGCTTCATCGGTGTCATCATCGGCACCATCCCCGGTGCCGGGGCGACGGCGGCGGCCTTCCTGTCCTACGGCGAGGCGCGGCGCACGTCGAAATCGCCCGAGACCTTCGGCAAGGGCAACATCGAGGGCGTGGCCGCCTCAGAATCCGGGAACAACGGCGTGGCCGGGGCGACGCTGATCCCGCTGCTGGCGCTCGGCATCCCGGGCGACGTGGTGACGGCGGTGATCCTCGGCGCCTTCATGCTGCAGGGGCTGACGCCTGGGCCGCTGATGTTCCAGGACAACATCACCATCATCTACGCCATCTTCATCGGCATCATGCTGAGCTCCATCGTGCTGTTCGGTTCCGGCAAGCTGGCGATCCGCTACTTTGCCAAGATCGCCGACATCCCGCGCCACATCCTCCTGCCGGTGGTCCTGCTGTTCTGCGTCTTCGGCAGCTACGCCGTGCAAAGCCAGATGTTCGACGTGGGCGTGATGCTGGCCTTTGGCGTGCTGGGCTACATCATGATGAAGATCAACATGGCAGCGGCGCCGTTCCTGATGGGCTTCATCCTCGGGCCGCTGTTCGAGGACAACTTGCGGCGGTCGTTCCTGATTTCCGAGGACATCGGCATCTTCTTCCGCAGCCCGATCTGCTGGATTTTCATCGCGATAACCGCATTCTCGCTGTTCGTGGGCGTGCGCCGGGAACTGCGCATGACACGCGCCAAACGCAGCGCCCTCCGCTCGGCGGAGGCGAAATGA